From Chromohalobacter canadensis, one genomic window encodes:
- the recB gene encoding exodeoxyribonuclease V subunit beta has product MTTFDDAPVAQPQPQPLVLEHLPLAGHHLIEASAGTGKTFTLAALYVRLVLGPLPGREACDYPRPLLPPEILVVTFTEAATAELRGRIRARLKDARDWLLATPGARHDDVLDALLAPLIEAGQTAVASAAKRLDQAARLMDEAAIFTIHGFCQRMLTRHAFDAGARFGAELLQDGSTLLTRVVEDYWRCHFYPLAAHWQREIRRRWEGPEALSQALQPLLKDARPQPLWWDGERVEAPASLTALLGDAERALAARQALEDALRQAWDREAIASCLNDAFSRGALNKNSYKPDELDTRLAAFEQWLATFEADDGTTDSQGRFWLSQAKLEKGTKKGHDVPSHPFFARLDELAETATPFDVLAPRLLAHARDTVAAMFAAEKRRQGLWEFGDLLRDLDTALDPETAPEAAWRLAGRIRQALPVALIDEFQDTDPLQYRIFSRIYRAPQADADTTTLLMIGDPKQAIYAFRGADIDTYLAARRETPSRFTLKRNFRSSVAMVEAVNRLFARHPSPFGSDEIPFVEVAAKGQKTRLCDADGQDVAALGAWWPGDERHTKADYQASMASAARAEVQRALEGGWHFADDDGTQRDVRPADIAILVRKGSEALAVRRALAEGGIRSVYLSERASVFDTALAFELLQLFEAVAQPRQDARLKAALATRLLNDTPAALEALLADELAWEREVERFADYHRQWQRRGVLPMLRAVMRDFRVAERMGARDDGERALTDLLHLGELAQTVSARLDGEHALLRWWHRALVEGTQQLDAEAVSQRLESDEDLVKVVTIHKAKGLEYPIVLLPFVCDYRPAEPERGSGLLEWRDPQHGRAMVHGADDEQLAAVERARLDEDVRLLYVALTRAAHACRLGVAHLGRGRGTSGCLHETALGRLLGCQADDQGHDLHERLTAALSVEAIPVPPAHRLRVRHALPPVAPARRFSGGIDDDWWIASYSALIVDARLEPAGEEASMTWDASATLDVEVSRERDPVPRPAARTLRDFPRGPRPGTFLHGLLEAVDLDRLREPAYRDELQRLVSTRLHLGGFESEWAPLLLDWLCTALPTPFPGHAGAEIRLDGLAAWRPELEFWLPAHQAWSAPLDALVCAFEPLPEPRPRLAPRKLNGMLKGFIDLVFEAEDGRWYVLDWKSNHLGDAPADYHPETLAEAMVEHRYDLQYVLYVLALHRLLVARLDDYDYDTHMGGACYLFLRGVDGTPGQGVFQRRPERRLIEALDAWLDGDTGPVEALRDAHGIASASQGVTS; this is encoded by the coding sequence ATGACGACGTTCGATGACGCCCCGGTGGCGCAGCCCCAGCCCCAGCCGCTGGTGCTCGAGCATCTGCCGTTGGCCGGTCACCACCTGATCGAGGCGAGTGCGGGGACCGGCAAGACCTTTACCCTGGCGGCGCTCTACGTGCGTCTGGTGCTCGGTCCGTTGCCGGGCCGCGAGGCGTGTGACTATCCGCGTCCGCTGTTGCCGCCGGAAATCCTCGTGGTGACGTTCACCGAAGCCGCCACCGCCGAATTGCGCGGGCGCATTCGCGCGCGTCTCAAGGATGCTCGCGACTGGTTGCTGGCCACGCCCGGGGCACGCCACGACGACGTGCTCGATGCCTTGCTCGCGCCATTGATCGAGGCCGGGCAGACCGCCGTGGCAAGCGCCGCCAAGCGCCTCGACCAAGCGGCCCGGCTGATGGATGAAGCGGCCATCTTCACCATTCACGGTTTCTGTCAGCGGATGCTGACCCGTCATGCCTTCGATGCCGGCGCGCGCTTCGGTGCCGAGCTGCTGCAAGATGGCTCGACCTTGCTGACGCGGGTGGTGGAGGATTACTGGCGTTGTCATTTCTATCCGCTCGCCGCGCATTGGCAGCGCGAGATTCGCCGCCGTTGGGAAGGCCCGGAAGCGCTCAGCCAGGCATTGCAGCCACTGCTCAAGGACGCACGGCCGCAACCCCTGTGGTGGGACGGCGAGCGTGTCGAGGCGCCCGCGTCGTTGACGGCATTGCTGGGCGACGCCGAGCGCGCGCTGGCGGCACGCCAGGCGCTGGAGGACGCGTTGCGCCAAGCCTGGGATCGCGAGGCCATCGCCAGTTGCCTGAACGATGCCTTCTCGCGCGGCGCGCTCAACAAGAATAGCTACAAGCCGGACGAACTCGATACGCGTCTGGCGGCGTTCGAGCAATGGTTGGCGACCTTCGAGGCCGATGACGGCACGACCGACAGTCAGGGCCGCTTCTGGTTGAGTCAGGCCAAGCTCGAGAAGGGTACCAAGAAAGGCCATGACGTGCCCTCGCACCCGTTCTTCGCCCGGTTGGACGAACTGGCGGAGACTGCGACACCCTTCGATGTCTTGGCGCCTCGATTGCTGGCCCATGCACGCGATACTGTGGCGGCGATGTTCGCCGCCGAGAAGCGTCGCCAGGGATTATGGGAGTTCGGCGACCTGTTGCGTGACCTGGATACCGCGCTTGACCCCGAAACGGCGCCGGAGGCGGCCTGGCGGCTGGCGGGGCGCATTCGCCAGGCCCTGCCGGTGGCGCTGATCGACGAATTCCAGGATACCGACCCGCTGCAGTACCGCATCTTCTCGCGTATTTATCGCGCGCCCCAGGCTGATGCCGACACCACCACATTATTGATGATCGGCGATCCCAAGCAGGCGATTTATGCCTTTCGCGGCGCCGACATCGATACCTATCTGGCGGCGCGCCGCGAGACGCCCAGTCGTTTCACCCTGAAGCGCAACTTCCGCTCCAGCGTGGCCATGGTCGAGGCGGTCAATCGCCTGTTCGCGCGTCATCCCTCGCCGTTTGGCAGTGACGAAATTCCCTTCGTCGAGGTCGCGGCCAAGGGGCAGAAGACGCGTCTTTGCGACGCCGATGGACAGGACGTGGCGGCGCTGGGCGCCTGGTGGCCGGGGGACGAACGCCATACCAAGGCCGACTATCAAGCGAGCATGGCCAGTGCCGCGCGGGCCGAGGTGCAACGGGCGCTCGAGGGTGGCTGGCATTTCGCCGATGACGATGGCACGCAACGCGACGTACGCCCCGCGGATATCGCGATCCTGGTACGCAAGGGGAGCGAAGCGCTGGCCGTGCGCCGCGCGCTGGCCGAGGGCGGCATTCGCAGCGTGTATCTCAGCGAACGCGCCAGTGTCTTCGATACCGCGCTGGCCTTCGAACTTTTACAGCTCTTCGAGGCGGTGGCGCAACCGCGCCAGGACGCACGCCTGAAGGCTGCCTTGGCGACGCGGTTGCTCAACGACACGCCGGCGGCGCTGGAGGCCTTGCTCGCCGACGAACTGGCCTGGGAGCGCGAGGTCGAGCGTTTCGCCGACTATCACCGCCAGTGGCAGCGGCGCGGCGTGCTGCCCATGCTACGCGCGGTGATGCGTGATTTTCGCGTGGCCGAGCGCATGGGGGCGCGCGACGACGGCGAGCGAGCGCTTACCGACCTGCTGCATCTCGGGGAGCTGGCGCAGACGGTGTCGGCGCGTCTCGACGGCGAGCATGCGTTGCTGCGCTGGTGGCATCGTGCGCTCGTCGAAGGCACCCAGCAACTCGATGCCGAGGCGGTCAGCCAGCGCCTGGAAAGCGACGAGGACCTGGTCAAGGTGGTCACCATCCACAAGGCCAAGGGGCTCGAGTACCCCATCGTGCTGTTGCCGTTCGTGTGCGATTACCGCCCGGCGGAGCCGGAGCGAGGCTCCGGGCTGCTCGAATGGCGCGACCCTCAGCATGGCCGCGCGATGGTGCATGGCGCCGATGATGAGCAGTTGGCCGCCGTCGAGCGTGCCCGGCTGGATGAAGACGTGCGGCTTCTCTACGTGGCGTTGACGCGAGCCGCGCACGCCTGCCGCCTGGGGGTGGCCCACCTGGGACGAGGGCGCGGCACCAGTGGCTGCCTGCACGAGACGGCACTGGGTCGACTGCTCGGCTGCCAGGCCGATGACCAGGGTCATGATCTGCACGAACGTCTCACGGCGGCGTTGAGCGTCGAGGCGATCCCCGTGCCGCCTGCGCATCGCTTGCGTGTCCGCCACGCCTTGCCGCCCGTGGCGCCGGCGCGCCGCTTCAGCGGCGGTATTGACGACGATTGGTGGATCGCCTCGTACTCGGCGCTGATCGTCGACGCCCGTCTCGAGCCGGCGGGCGAGGAGGCCTCGATGACGTGGGACGCCTCGGCGACCCTGGATGTTGAGGTCAGCCGCGAGCGCGATCCAGTGCCACGCCCCGCGGCGCGCACACTGCGCGACTTCCCCCGTGGTCCGCGTCCCGGCACCTTCTTGCACGGCTTGCTGGAAGCGGTGGATCTCGACCGCCTGCGCGAGCCGGCCTATCGTGACGAGCTGCAACGTCTGGTCAGCACGCGCTTGCATCTGGGGGGATTCGAGTCCGAATGGGCGCCGCTGCTGCTCGACTGGTTGTGCACGGCATTGCCGACGCCTTTTCCGGGCCATGCAGGGGCCGAGATTCGTCTCGACGGCTTGGCGGCCTGGCGCCCCGAGTTGGAGTTCTGGCTGCCTGCCCATCAGGCGTGGAGCGCGCCGCTCGACGCCTTGGTGTGTGCCTTCGAGCCCTTGCCCGAGCCGCGTCCCCGGCTGGCACCACGCAAGCTCAACGGCATGCTCAAGGGGTTCATCGACCTGGTGTTCGAAGCCGAGGACGGTCGCTGGTACGTCCTCGATTGGAAATCCAACCACCTGGGCGACGCGCCGGCGGATTATCATCCCGAGACGTTGGCCGAGGCGATGGTCGAGCATCGTTATGACCTGCAGTACGTACTGTACGTGCTGGCGTTGCATCGCCTGCTGGTGGCGCGTCTCGACGATTACGATTACGACACCCACATGGGGGGCGCCTGTTACCTGTTTCTGCGCGGCGTGGATGGCACCCCGGGGCAGGGCGTGTTCCAACGCCGTCCCGAGCGCCGCCTGATCGAAGCGCTGGATGCTTGGCTGGATGGCGACACGGGCCCCGTCGAGGCCTTGCGCGACGCTCATGGGATAGCCTCGGCCTCACAGGGAGTGACGTCATGA
- the recD gene encoding exodeoxyribonuclease V subunit alpha — protein MSGEQHTLALDASPAMSREALFESLAWWEALGWLRPLDAHFARFLAEHDAHAPAEVLLAAALASHQLGRGHVCLTLPRALAAPRDVLSLPPLEEDAPHETVPLPDDFLRGLDSATWAARLAESPLVASSGPGTTPLVLVGERLYLRRYWRAEQAVATHLGARLGRPLPVESALAEPLARLFAANAASDDAPDWQKVACTLALRNRLTIISGGPGTGKTTTVTRLLALLQTQALAASQGDRALRIQLAAPTGKAAARLSESIAGAMSGLDVEAGVAATLPREALTLHRLLGARPDTRQFRHHAGHPLSLDLLVVDEASMVDLELMAALLEALPDEARLILLGDKDQLASVEAGSVLGDLCANALDQGYSPAACEVLSQLADTEMAPDPACSPLADHVVMLRKSFRFDAHSGIGALAAATNDGDVVAFRQAWHAGYADIQWLASSNAQRDVERAALAGYRDFYRRLRDGASPADVLARLNDFQVLCALKRGPWGVEGLNARIAAGLWREGWIEDPQGWYAGRPVMVTRNDPQLGLYNGDIGIALPDAEAGQRLRVFFATAGGVRAVLPSRLDACETVFAMTVHKSQGSEFTHVMFVLPERANPILTRELVYTGITRARQRLTLAGGGASVVESALTRRVVRDSGFAEWVAALAWPRD, from the coding sequence ATGAGCGGAGAACAACACACGCTGGCGCTGGATGCCTCGCCTGCCATGAGCCGCGAGGCGCTCTTCGAGAGCCTGGCCTGGTGGGAGGCACTGGGCTGGCTGCGTCCTCTGGATGCGCATTTCGCGCGCTTTCTGGCCGAACACGATGCCCACGCGCCGGCCGAAGTATTGCTGGCGGCGGCCCTGGCTAGCCATCAACTGGGGCGCGGACATGTCTGCCTGACCCTGCCACGCGCACTCGCTGCCCCGCGCGACGTGCTGTCGTTGCCCCCCCTGGAAGAGGACGCTCCGCACGAGACGGTACCGTTGCCGGACGACTTCCTGCGCGGGCTGGACAGCGCGACCTGGGCCGCGCGCCTGGCCGAGTCGCCACTGGTGGCATCGTCCGGGCCGGGCACCACGCCCCTGGTGCTCGTTGGCGAACGCCTGTACCTGCGGCGTTACTGGCGCGCCGAGCAGGCCGTGGCCACGCATCTCGGCGCGCGTCTGGGACGCCCGTTGCCGGTGGAAAGCGCGCTTGCCGAGCCGTTGGCGCGGCTGTTCGCGGCCAACGCCGCGTCGGATGACGCGCCGGATTGGCAGAAGGTGGCCTGTACGCTGGCGCTGCGCAACCGGTTGACGATCATCTCCGGCGGCCCCGGAACCGGCAAGACGACGACGGTGACGCGCTTGCTGGCATTGCTCCAGACGCAGGCGCTGGCGGCCTCCCAGGGCGATCGCGCCTTGCGTATCCAACTGGCGGCGCCCACCGGCAAGGCGGCGGCGCGATTGTCCGAGTCCATCGCCGGCGCCATGAGCGGCTTGGATGTCGAGGCCGGCGTGGCGGCAACATTACCGCGCGAGGCGCTGACGCTGCATCGCCTGCTGGGCGCACGTCCCGACACGCGGCAATTTCGTCATCACGCAGGGCATCCGTTGAGCCTCGACCTGCTGGTAGTGGACGAGGCCTCGATGGTCGATCTGGAATTGATGGCGGCGCTGCTCGAGGCCCTGCCCGACGAGGCGCGCCTGATCCTGCTCGGCGACAAGGATCAGCTCGCCTCGGTGGAGGCCGGCTCGGTGTTGGGCGATCTCTGCGCCAATGCGCTGGATCAGGGCTATTCGCCGGCTGCCTGCGAGGTGTTGTCGCAATTGGCGGATACCGAGATGGCGCCCGATCCGGCATGTTCCCCGCTGGCCGATCATGTGGTGATGCTGCGCAAGAGTTTCCGCTTCGACGCGCATAGCGGTATCGGCGCCCTGGCGGCGGCCACCAACGACGGGGATGTTGTGGCCTTCCGCCAGGCTTGGCACGCGGGGTATGCGGACATCCAATGGTTGGCGTCGTCGAACGCCCAGCGTGATGTCGAGCGCGCCGCCTTGGCGGGATATCGCGATTTTTATCGTCGCTTGCGCGACGGGGCATCCCCCGCCGACGTCCTCGCGCGGTTGAACGACTTTCAGGTGCTGTGCGCGCTCAAGCGCGGCCCGTGGGGTGTCGAGGGGCTCAATGCCCGTATCGCGGCGGGTCTATGGCGCGAGGGTTGGATCGAGGATCCGCAGGGCTGGTATGCCGGGCGGCCGGTGATGGTGACGCGCAATGACCCGCAACTGGGGCTCTACAATGGCGATATCGGCATCGCCTTGCCGGATGCCGAGGCGGGGCAGCGCCTGCGTGTGTTCTTCGCGACTGCCGGTGGCGTTCGGGCCGTGCTGCCATCGCGGCTCGACGCCTGCGAGACGGTATTCGCGATGACGGTGCACAAGTCGCAAGGCTCCGAGTTCACACATGTGATGTTCGTGCTGCCTGAACGCGCCAATCCGATTCTTACCCGCGAGTTGGTGTATACCGGCATTACCCGGGCCAGGCAGCGTTTGACGCTGGCCGGAGGCGGCGCGAGCGTCGTCGAGAGTGCTCTGACGCGGCGCGTGGTGCGCGACAGCGGGTTCGCCGAGTGGGTGGCGGCCTTGGCTTGGCCGAGGGATTGA
- a CDS encoding creatininase family protein codes for MDASTSGGSAPGGTDWASLSSPELAARVTPQSVALLPLGAIEQHGAHLPLSTDVDIADGLVAAARARMTRDIEFLVLPTVTVGSSLEHGDFAGTLSLTPETAIAHLVEVGASVARAGIRRLVLFNSHGGNKAVVDLAALTLRERHGLLVVKANYFRFAPPDDALPAEELRHGLHGGALETAMMMHLAPHKVRHAHLGEAVSLGARQEQGGHGLLPEGDAGFAWLAQDLHPSGVVGDARLATPALGERLVTHFAARLAAVVEAAACFDLTQLGSRSRE; via the coding sequence ATGGACGCATCAACATCTGGCGGCAGCGCGCCCGGCGGCACCGACTGGGCGTCACTGAGTAGTCCCGAGCTGGCCGCGCGGGTGACGCCGCAAAGCGTCGCGCTATTGCCGCTGGGCGCTATCGAGCAGCATGGTGCGCATCTGCCGCTGTCGACCGATGTGGATATCGCCGACGGCCTGGTGGCGGCGGCTCGAGCCCGCATGACGCGCGATATCGAGTTTTTGGTGTTGCCGACGGTGACGGTGGGGTCGAGCCTCGAGCATGGCGATTTCGCGGGCACCCTGAGCCTGACGCCGGAGACAGCCATCGCGCATCTGGTGGAGGTCGGCGCCAGCGTGGCACGTGCCGGCATTCGTCGCCTGGTGCTGTTCAACAGCCATGGCGGCAACAAGGCAGTGGTCGATCTTGCGGCGCTCACGTTGCGCGAGCGTCATGGATTGCTGGTGGTCAAGGCGAATTACTTTCGCTTCGCCCCGCCCGACGACGCGTTGCCTGCCGAAGAGCTTCGCCATGGTTTGCATGGCGGGGCACTGGAAACCGCCATGATGATGCACCTGGCACCGCACAAGGTGCGCCACGCGCATCTCGGCGAGGCGGTATCGCTGGGCGCACGGCAGGAGCAAGGCGGGCATGGGTTGTTGCCCGAAGGCGATGCCGGTTTCGCGTGGCTGGCGCAGGACCTGCATCCCAGCGGCGTGGTGGGCGATGCGCGACTGGCCACGCCGGCGCTCGGGGAGCGTCTGGTAACGCATTTCGCCGCGCGCCTGGCCGCCGTCGTCGAGGCGGCGGCGTGTTTCGATCTGACCCAGCTCGGCTCGCGATCTCGCGAATGA
- a CDS encoding GTP cyclohydrolase II, which translates to MRQVERAIFDVRRGLPVVLRTPQDDVVIQPLEGIDDNTLTSLATLTGHTPGLVITEHRLACLGTPMPEASHAVHLPLSADHRAGDVVAWAMAAEADTPEASQPATPAETAALGLMRRGLLVPAALSATVAPSRRAAVEALIADGTLLVVALEDVQRYDEGDMTSLKRISEAEIPLAEAERTRFVLFRESDGLREHLAVLVDDPAQWADAVPTRLHSACLTGDLFGSLRCDCGEQLRGSVAAIAERGGGILLYLAQEGRGIGLANKLRAYHLQDDGLDTVDADQVLGFGDDERRYHVALQMLEALSVTRIELLTNNPGKIDAMSRGGVEVVGRQACYGKLNEHNRRYLSAKAERAGHWLDDVLERDDEHATRRDTSSLK; encoded by the coding sequence ATGAGACAGGTAGAACGTGCGATCTTCGACGTGCGCCGCGGCTTGCCGGTCGTGCTGCGCACCCCGCAAGACGACGTCGTGATTCAGCCACTGGAAGGCATCGACGACAATACCCTGACATCGCTCGCCACGCTGACCGGCCACACCCCGGGGTTGGTGATCACCGAGCATCGGCTCGCCTGCCTTGGTACACCGATGCCCGAAGCGTCCCACGCCGTGCATCTGCCACTCAGCGCGGACCACCGTGCCGGTGATGTCGTCGCCTGGGCCATGGCAGCCGAGGCCGACACACCCGAGGCGTCGCAGCCCGCCACACCGGCGGAGACGGCGGCACTGGGCCTGATGCGGCGTGGACTGCTGGTGCCCGCCGCCTTGAGCGCCACGGTGGCCCCGTCACGCCGCGCGGCGGTAGAAGCCCTCATCGCCGATGGCACCTTGCTGGTCGTGGCGCTCGAGGACGTACAACGCTACGACGAAGGCGACATGACCTCGCTCAAGCGCATCAGCGAGGCGGAGATCCCACTGGCCGAGGCCGAGCGCACGCGATTCGTGCTGTTCCGCGAAAGCGACGGCCTGCGCGAGCACCTAGCGGTACTGGTCGACGATCCAGCCCAGTGGGCGGACGCCGTACCGACGCGCCTGCACTCGGCTTGCCTCACCGGCGACCTGTTCGGCAGCCTGCGCTGCGACTGCGGCGAGCAATTGCGCGGCAGCGTGGCCGCCATCGCCGAGCGCGGCGGCGGCATCCTGCTGTACCTCGCCCAGGAGGGGCGCGGCATCGGCCTGGCCAACAAGCTGCGGGCCTACCACCTACAGGACGACGGCCTGGATACCGTCGACGCCGACCAGGTGCTTGGCTTCGGCGACGATGAGCGCCGTTATCATGTGGCGCTGCAAATGCTCGAGGCACTCTCCGTCACGCGCATCGAGCTCTTGACCAACAACCCCGGCAAGATCGACGCCATGAGCCGAGGCGGCGTCGAGGTGGTCGGCCGCCAGGCCTGCTATGGCAAGCTCAACGAACACAACCGACGCTACCTGAGTGCCAAGGCCGAACGTGCCGGGCACTGGCTGGACGATGTGCTGGAGCGTGACGACGAACACGCCACGCGACGCGATACCAGCTCGCTCAAGTAA